Below is a window of Struthio camelus isolate bStrCam1 chromosome 14, bStrCam1.hap1, whole genome shotgun sequence DNA.
attaaaaaaaaagaaagacaaaccaacaaaacaaaaaaccaaacccacacacaaaaaaacgcCCAGTGTCTTCACAATTTATTGATTCAGTGCAATAGAAAACTGCTGGATCAAATTACTATTTGGTACCCTAAAAATCTAACCTTTCTAAAAATTTGGTTTATTAAAAATGGCTGAATTTCTAACAGTTGGACATCGTAATTTTGACCAATTTAACACAGAGCAAATCAGTAAGTTCCAACAAGtggaacgtgtgtgtgtgtgtgtattttaaactCACAGCAACCAAGCAAACTGAAATATGAAAGTAAAGCATTAATTTTTGGTCTTTGAGAGAAAAAATAGTTTCACCTTGGTTTCCAAAAATGAAACTAAGATATTAAGATTCTTTGCCACCTCAGcaggggggggagaagaagagtCCTGTATTTTAGTAAAGCAGTTAAAATTTCTATTACAGACTGGAAGTAAGACTATTTTTAGTGTTCTTACTCTATTGCTTCACTGAAATCCTCAGAATGTCAGTCTGAATCTCAAACTGGACTAGACTTTTCCACAGAGGTACCCCTGCCTATGAAACTCCAGAGACTAATGGTTCTCGCAAGCAGAAATAAATCCCTAATGTATGCAGAAACATTGTACTCCTTAGGCTCTTCTCCAGAAGCAATTTCTCCACATTCACATTCTTTTGTCTCTTTCAGTTCGCTGAACACACAAGCAGGAACAGAGTGCTCTAACACAAACTACAATGCACACAGATGCAAAAGGAACTTCTCTCAACAGAGACGTCTAAGGGTATGATGAGCAAAGAATTTTAACTGCAGAGTATTTCACACGAATGCCTACCACTGCTAAAATTCTGAGATGTAGCGAAATATTTGCTGTCTGGAATGCAGAGAGGAAGCAGCAAGCTGCTTCCTCCAATTCTCAGCATTCCCAAGGGTCCCATTCAAAAGTTTCCTCTGACATGACCCAAAATGTAGCTAAATGTCAAGCTATGTGGATGCTATTTGACCAATACCTCACTTTAGGAATGGCATGAGAAATACTTTGCAGCCACTGGAGACCAGCTTGAGAACTATATTAAGTCACAGTACAGTTTTTCAAAAATCTACATCTTGTTCTCTATATACAAGGAGCAATTACATGAGAGTAGCAGTAATTACTTAATTtgaaaaaatttgtatttttctgcattcttttcaacttctgtttaaaaatcagCATCAAACCATAGAACAAACACTGAATAGTCCAGATTTCTGGTGTTAAAAGTTAAACGCATTTAGAGTTACAAGCAGACCTGCTGTTTCTAGACAGCTCATGAGACATAGCACAAGCAGTAACTACAGATGAAGCAGTAACTGTAAGGTTTCAGCCTTGAGTCTCAAACTCTGCTTTGGAGGACTTAGATTAGTATAATGGCTGTTTTACACCAAGTATGTAAGAATAGAGAATCATCGTCCAAACGTGTTCAGAACGTGAAAGTACAAATCTGAGATTTTTCCCTTGATAAAAATATCTACTATTTAGGCTTTAGACAGAAAGCTACTGctattttctgttattaaaaactaTTTGATGAGATTTTAGAAAAAACACATTCCGAATATTTAAAAAAGACTTCTAATGTCGTTTTCATGAATAAAGAGTTTATGAATCAAGGGCTGCTTTAGTAAAAATCATGCCTTCCAGTGCCTTCCCCTCATGTGAGGTAACATTCAACCATCCAGTCTGCTGCTGTTTACAAGTAAAATGGTCCGCTGTTTAGTAAGAACTTAAATAAagggatgattttaaaaaaagtcttaaatattGCACAAATAATTTAACTGCAGACAGTACAAGACACTGTTAAAGCATTGATTTTTGTCAACATATGAACTCTATAATATAGTCACACTTTCTAtaatacaattattatttttacaagacATTTAAATTGAGCATTTACATAAACAACTATCTTTACAATTTATCATATAATAATGTTAGAGTTCCATCAGGAgttaattttgtctttgttttagaaGTTCATCTATCTGAGTCTTGTACATGTTTTTCACATCTTCAAGATCTAGTCGGAGTTCTTCAGCCTCCTCTGCTTTCTCTCCATACATCTGAAGAATTGTATTGTATCTTTGATCCAAATCCTGCAACAACATGCAGTTTGTTATTGGGCTGTTGTcttcaattttaaaaaaggtGTGGGCTAGGACAGTGTATTATATCACTAAGGAAAATAAGCACAGCATTATTTCATCCAAGTATAACTGTTCCATAAGAACACACACAAACGCTAGAAAGACTTTATGCCTTGACTCACTGAATATGGCTGAATTTATGCTCTAGCTGTAAGAGGAAGAAACTCCAAAGGCAAAGGTTCTTGACTAAACTAGTGCTGGCTCCAGAAGACCTAGTGACTTCAGTGCCCTGAAATCCACCTGCTACAGCCATTAAGAAACATTTTAGCAAACTGCACTCAGTTTTATTACAGGAAGAAACGCAGTTGGTGAAATGTTTCACTTGGAAGTTTAACATCCTGCACTTACAGGACAATGATAATTTCCAAAAGTATTTCCAGTATTTCTTTTGTAAGTTAAGCGTTCAGaggattaaaatatatttgtcctATTAGCTGTATTGCAATTGTGCACTCACTCAGCTTCTGTGAGCTTTCATAAATCCATTATGTTTAATCAGAACATCCACTTCACCAGAGACAAGCCTTCCAGACCGCAAACGAAACAAACATCAAAATACACGTTCTCCCTGATTTAGTGTGCAATCCTATGTATAGtgcatatttctgtattttgaagTGACTACCTAGTCATAGAGTAGGCATCATCATATTCtattatgtatattaaaaaaccAGGACGTTTAGCCATTTATTTGATTAGGAACACATTTCAATATAATCCTAAATTGACAGAGGTGATATTAAACAAACATGTCCATTTTACATCAGATTTACAGTACAAATAAACTTACCTTTAACTGTGCACGTAATTTTGGTATTTCCTTCACTTTCTCTTCAAGTTCGTCATTTTGATTTGTTAATTTAACAAGTTCTTCTGCCATTATTGATCGTGTTTTTTCAAGGTTTCCAATTTCCAGCTAAGGTAAACACATTTAACAATCAGGAGTAGGAAAGAACTTACCATATTTGTAACCTAAGGATCAACATATTTTGATACAGTACTTAAAGGCTTTAAGTATCCTCTTTCTTCTCAATTCTGATCGGTGTTTTTCAGACAGGCAAGCAAATTTGCTCATCCCTACACAGAGCTACTCCAGTGGCTATTTTGATTAACAGAACTGCCATGGAAGGGGAAGAGTGAATGCACAGTGCTGTGAAGAACAGGGACCAAGCtttctgaacaaacaaacaaaaaaactaattgCATTAATCACTCCACTTACAAGTGCTGCATTCAGTTATATCTGAGTGACTACAGTACCTGTAGATGTGAAATCTCTCCCTCTCTTAGTTTTAACTGTGACTGAAGGTTTTCAATTATACTTGAACCTGCTCCCATCCTTATAGCATCATAAAGATTGTTCCCACTAGTAGATACTGGCCCAAATGAGTGATCATGAGGATCATCCTATAAGCAAAAGAACAGAGAACCTTAAGATTAGATCAAAAAAACACTTTGGAATCCTCCCTCTcctaaagtattttatttaaaatttaaagttaaGAGTATTACTAGGCAAGTATTTCAATGcttaaagtttgtttttaaaacaaaagcttaaGATAAATAGGAACAATCTCAGGTAACTCCTTACTGACAAGTTATCACGTCAATACACAACTACCACTTAGCTTGGACACTGCTAACCCTATCTATAGGGAAGCAGCAAAAGACTTTGCACAAACCACAACAGTCAGTGACATCGCCTAGTGAGCAGGGGGGGGTGCTCCAAACCACGACTGCTGgtaaaaataaatcaagctgATTTGACTCCCTCTGACCTATCATTGTTATTTAATTCCACTAGCTGAAATTGAATTTAGCACTTACGTAGTAAAAACTGTAGGTTCGTGCTCTCTTTCACAGATGCTCTATAATCATAGACATCCTGCAAGTTTTGGATGTCTCTGTACAGGAATTAACTAGTCTAAGACAAATATGCTCTTGAAAGGGTTTCATTTTCTAACTGACGAAAGTTTcttgagaagcaaaaaaaaaaaaaaaagcctatcaaaaaaagctgaaaactgatATATGATACCTGTGAGAGAAAAGATGTCTGAAGACCTGCCATGTCAACTCCACTTATGGAACTAGAGCGTGACATAGTTGGAGTACTTGAAACAGTTTCAACTGTAAATGACTTCCGATCCTTCAAGAAAAATAACACCAGTTaaagaggtaaagaaaaaagtttactgTAGATGGTGAAGTAAGAGACAATGTCCTTCCCTTTGAGATTTCTCACGTTTTACTAGCCTATTTTCCAAGCAGACTGACCTCTTTTACATTTGAATATCAACTGCTAATTAGCAGTTACAAAGTTACTGACTATTGAGGGCTGTTTTGTGACTTCAGCTGAAAAGCACATCGTTATGTTACACATACAGTCAAGTAAAACGCAAAACAGGAATTCAGGTGAGGCAGTGCCAATACTCTGATGAAAGATGGCAAGTAGCTTCAGAAGAAAAACCAGAGTCCCTGAGCATTCACAAACCAGAAGACTGAAACAATCATTATCCATGTTTTAACTCTTTGCAGGTTAAATAGAGAGAACATTACTCAAGACTCATTTCAGAGAATTTCACACAGGCACTGATTTAATTGGAACTAAAAGGCAGTCACAGTAAAGAAAAAGCCAAATCCCAAAGCCAAACACTTAGGTTATATACAGGTATATACTGCATTGTTCCAAGTCCGTTTTGTGGCTTGCAACAGCATCAGGTTCTAGGAACCTACTAGAATCACAATAGACCCTATAAGATTCAACAGAAGTGTCAGATTTTGGTaccttctcctttgctgcttcttgcaCAAAAactgccttctttctttcctgttcgactttcattttctccatttctaacTGAGTGGCTAAGAGCATCTACAGAAACAAATATAATTTGTTAACTTCCTGACAGCTCAGACTGCAGTGATAACATAGCTTAAAGCTGAAATAGAcaataccttttctttctttgcatcttCAAGGGTTTTTGCATACTCATCTTTGAGACCTTCTAGTTCAACCTCGTATCTATATAGAGGAACAAAAGAGGTAGAGAAAGTCAGCAAGTATCTTGCGTTTGTTTTAGGttcatgttgttttaaaataaacagagctGCAATATGTGAAAGTGATATGAAAGTAACGTGCTTCAGACAATCAATCTCCAGTATGAAACAGTTTTGTTAAGAAGGTGCGCAACTGTATCAGTAGTTGTCAACACTTTGCACAGTAGTATCAACACTCAAGAAGTCGAGTCTTCCAACCTGAAGCCAAAGAGATCTGCTGAAGTGGGTTAAGTGAGACGGCATATTCCATTTCACTACAATTCTAAAGAAACACTATTAACCAAGAACCCAACTCACCTACTgttttcactttccattttcttcagtctGGTTCTCTCTGCTTCTAGTTGAGCCTGAAGACGAGCGTTTTCTTGCCTTAAAAGACTATTTTGAGATTCAGTAGAAGACACCTGAACTTTATTAGAAAGAAGTTCTTCTGTAGCAGCCCGTTCTctctcagcagctgctgccagaagGGCTTGAGACTCACCTAAAatcaagtaaagaaaaatatagagTTTAACTTTTTGACCAGACATCTATAACTTGGGTCAATTATTCATGCATCAAAACGAAattcaggccatttttgtcagcTATGTCAGATGCAATTGGTGTGGGTGGATGGGTGggtgtttttaagaaaaaaagttctgttttctggtgcaaaagaaattaaatatttcccaCCATACAGTGAGAGGTACACAGCAATGCAGAACGAGGAGACTTCATATCATACTCTTAGAACGCTATATATCACAACAGAGAACCTCCAGAGAAAACCTACCTTCTTTAGCTCCACCTTTTAGttatctttttattcatttcaaaTAATAGATTGCTACTGTATCAAGCAGTATGTCTCATTACCTACAATATTAAGTTCTGCTTTGTGTTCTAAAGAGAATCAGTGAATTACCTATTCAAGAATTTTGGCAGAATATCCAACATACAATGGTTACGGGAAAGCATTTGGGCCCACCTTTGTTGACCCCCTGCTGTATACTTTGGGCAAATATCAGGCTCTTAATTTACCTACCACTATCTCACATCTTAAATCAAGAGTCTCTCAGTTCagtaaaagctaaaaaaaaaaaaacaaaccttaccAAGTCTGTCAGAAAGGTTCTTTTCCAATTTTTCCCATGAGGAGGTTTGAGCTCCCAGTGTGGCTTGCAAATTTTCTATCTGCCGGAGAAGCGGCCGTGTAGCAGATGTAACACTTTGACTCAGTTCTTGATTCCGACTCTCTGCTTCTTGAAGTCTCTGAAAtcataaattaaatataattaaactttGAAATTGTACTATGGATTAAAATGTTATCACAGAATTCAGTCAATTACATATCATtcacttaacattttaaaaatctgtgtgtTCAAACTGGCAGTAAAGTACAAAATCCCAAAACGTAAGTGCAACATTTTTAGATACAATGATAGAACAACAGATCAAAAAGTTACATTTCAGGAGCAGGAGGGCAATTTATCTGATATCATGGTTGAGCACCGACACCTTAAGTTTCacagattgattaaaaaaaacctgacttCGCAAGTTATCAGTTCATACCTGACAGTCTACTAAAGATTCAAACAAAACATGAATAATGTCCCTGAGCTAGGTGACTTCCCTCCTTTTTTAAACTCTCTACACAACATTCAAGTATTATCACCTTCATTTCCAACCCCAGACAAACCCTTCTGTGGTCTAACATGTTCTGTTATTCAGCTGACTTTTCCCTCCGGACCCAGGTGAAGCATTTTGCCAACAACCTATTCTCTGGACTCTAGGATCAAGAAAGGCTAAAAGCTAATGAGacattcaaaacaaagaaattttacAGGATGATCACAATCTTAATGACTATACTTTGTCTCATGCTAAAAGGATAGCATTAAGTTTTAAAAGTGTCATGaaaattctgattttgctttcaaTTTTATTGTTCTTCCACATGGGACATATTCCAAAGGTAACCAGTAGAAAAAAACCTTATCCTTTAGACTATTAAAGTCAGGCTAGCATTTTATAATCAGTTTTTAGACACTCTCCTTACAGATATGAGATGGTACCGTCTATTTGCTACAGTACCTGTTGTAGTTCACCGATTTCCTGACGTAAATAGTCTTCCCTTCTTGCCGCCTGCTGTTCTGCACGCTGCAGCGCTAGCCTCAGGTCTGCCACCTAAATAAACAAGACAGATTGACACTTATCTCTTGCCTAAAATTATAGTACCATCTATTCTTTGCTACAGTCCTATACCATTTGTAACCAGTTAGACAGGACAGACCTGTCTACAAGTTAAAGGCTTGATTGAGTTTTGCACGCACAGTGTTCCACTAATTTATCCATCACGGGACAATACCATCCAAGTTAACTTCTTGAACTTCTGCATCAGGACAAGAACAATACTAACTTAACGCACAGCCTGGCAGAGTCATTTTATTTAGACAAGTAAAATTTAAAAGatacttttaaattaaagataAAGTTTTAATGCTTAGCACAACTACCACTAGAAAATGGATTgattcacagggaaaaaaaattaattctacagGGTATTGCTAACTACACAAAAACAAGCTCCATCTTATATTTTATTTGGCTTATTAAGGCAGATGGACACACCATCGAAGCACACTCATCTGTTCAAACAGAAAGCTTTATTCACCACATTTAAGACCTACCTGAATTGCTAAAGCTTCTTGTTGTTGCCGTGCCTCATCCTGGGCCTTTTCCAAAGCTAAACCAAGTTCTTCTTTTGCCTTCATTTCCCGACTTAGGGCTGCTTCCTGTGCCTCACTATCCTTTGTAGCATTAGCTTTATGAAGATCTGCAAGTTCCCTGGGGAGAAAAGAATGCAGTGCTTCTTACAGTTTATACAATACCAATAATGACTTTGTGAATAACTTCTTGATCGTGTATCATTTTAACATCTCGCAAGCACAGCACAAGGAATAGAAACGAAGCAAAAGCTGAATGTACGCTTGAAGACAGGCACACAAATATTTGCTTACTTGTATGCACTATCAAGTGCTGCCTGGACACTTCTGTTCCGCTCTTCAAGATCTTCCACCTCTGCCTGAAGTTTACCAAGATCCTTTTCTTGTCGCTCTACAACACTGTTCAGTTGTTTAATGCTGTCTCGATGCTGCTTCTCAAGATCTTCCTTGCCATCAAGTACCTATTAGAGCACAAAAAGGAAGTGTCAAACTAATTACAGCACATGGGGTAGACCATACCATCTGAGCAAGAGTAACGCTAACTGTGGTAGGTTATTCAGGATGAAGTTACACGCAAATGACTAAACTGATCTAACGCTTTGCAGAAAGAGAAAGGTTTTGCTTCCCTGTCTCCCCAGCCGACACTTTGCTGATTTGAGTTTGTGAATTACATTTGGTCAGCCCATTACCTGCTTAGAGTGCAAGTGCACACCAGAGCAAGTGCAAGCAAGCAGCAGGAATGGGATGGGACTGCAGCGCTAGTGGGAGGAAGCTGTTAGTTTGGCTCAGTCAACGCTGGGTGTAAGGTTACCTAAAAATCAGTCTAAACTGCCTTGAAATTGCTCTCTGGGAGAATGCATCCCGAAATCACATCCCAAGGTTCCGAGAATCTGAATTTGAGAAGTCTCCAAGAAGTCATACTATCTAAAACCTTCCAAAAAGCCTACCCTGCAGCTAATctaaaaaggcttttcaaaaataatttctcacCTGTTTTAAATGCTGCAATTCCTCTTCCAGTTCCTtaatctttttgttctgttttgtgttagtgttttctctctctttctccttcgcTCTTAGTTTCTTAATAATGTTGGAATTGTGCAACTGCTGTTTGGAAAGCttttctcctatgaagaaaatGCACATAAAGTTAGTGCGTACTGCCTATCACCGTACGAACTGATTCCATTCACAcctgccctgcttcccagcctcatcaaaaataataatgaaatgtaTATCAAAGTACTGACgcttacatttttttcatgtaagtTTTGAATCTAGCTAATCTTGACATGACCTCACTACGCTAACTTATACTATGACAGGGTAGGCAGTGAAAagctttgaaagtgaaaaaaacttAGTGCACCataacaggagaaaaagcatgttATGACATTTCATTTAGTAAATATATTTCActtccaaaattaaaaagaagtaaGGGAGATACTGTAGAAACACCTCGAATAATGCGGTGATCAAATTTCACCTAAATGGTGCATGCATAGCTGTATTGCATCCTGGTTTTAACTACAGCATCTTTAATAAATGCTGCAGGAACTACCTCTCCAGCCATCTATATTTGACTGATCCTTCCCAACGGTCTTATgctattaaacattttaaaagtttagacATATCTGACATGCCTCAGATAATGTATTTTTCCTAACAGAAAGAAGGCTCATATGTGAGGACAGTACTTTTCAAGTTATTCTACaaactttttatattaaaaatctttAATTCCCACCTTCTTCCATTAATCCTTTGATTtgctcatctttttctttcagtaattcaGCAGTTTCATTACAATTAAGTCTAGTAGCCAATTCTTCTTTAACATTCTTTACTTCCTAAATAATAGAACAAAATATTTAGGACCacttatttacacacacacatatacacatcaATGCACAGTAAATTACACTGATcaccttttccttcttccccctacCCCAAAAGGCTCCTcttaatatcaggaaaaaaaatttaaattccaTAAACTTTGCTGTTGCAGagttctttttctcatttcaaacaAATCCTGCATCAGCCCTTATCTTTCCTACTGGTGAATCATCCAAAGAAGCCATTCCATTCTTTGCCACCTCCCTCCGTTCCCCAGCTATTCCTGTCCCTCAAGCCAAAACAAATACATCTGTGGACACACAAGGTAAAATGAAATAGGTAACATGAGATGAGAGGATAAAcctttgtttcccccccccccccctttccaagCGACTGACTACCTTTAACTTCACTAATTTCCTAATACAGTTCACAATGTGGCTGCAAGAACACACGTGTCAACACAAGGAAGTAACAAGCAGCCTGGAAGGCCAAGATCAGCTTATGCTAGTTTACAATTCCATGAAATGGCACCTGTCAGTCTCGTGCCTTTCCCTAGCATAATTTTTATGGCTTTCCTTCAAGAAATTTATTTCTCATCTAAAATCAACATTGACTCCACTGAAAATCCGATTACCTTTTTAGCGGTATCTCTTTCTTTGCATGCAAGCTGGAGCTTCTTTTCAGCATCTGCTATTCGCTGAGCAAACTCCTCTTTAAGAGATGAAATGCTACTGTTCTCTTCTTTCATTCTAAACATTTCActaatttaaaattaacatttcagaACAGTTTCATGGTTATCTGACATTTCAAACAGCTTGTAAAAGGTGGTCTTAAATGTTTTCGAAGTAAGTTTATATTTTTACACACTTTAACCACAAGTCAAAAAACATGCCCATATTCAAAGTCAGAATCAAAGTTCTTCATTAATTCAGTAATTTACTAGTGAAAACAAGGAAATACTAGATCTACCAGAAATGTTTTGCCCATTAATCAAGTTCTTTCAAATTAACCTCTCAGGCTACATCATATCAAAGGCAAATGaggatatgtatttttaagttaaGATCAATTTAGTCCTTAAATAGTATCTTCACATATTATTTATAAACTTTTAAACCTAATATTTGATAGGCAAGCTGATAAAAccagcttttcatttttcccttttaatttcaaCTGAATTAAATCACAAACTCAGGTTTTTCCTACAAACAGCCCTTCTACCACGCTTTCAGAACCTACTACAATTAAAATGTAAAGACTTGCTTTTGTCAGCAAATTACTTAGTAAATTGAGAAGTCAGTCTCCCTTAACAGACCGTTTCCAGGCTTATAACAAAGATCTTTATTAACATCCAAATCTGACTCTGCACCTTCTCGTTCCTACCGCTTAATAAGTAAAAGCTCTCATCAGCCTTTCCAGAAGAGGTTCACCTCCCAAGAAATAACGTCATTAAAAAACCATCACGGCACATGCAACCTTTACTTCTACCTTTCCCAAACAGCACACACCATTTGCAACCTTTGCTCTCGTTATAAGTACTTGATTTTCCATACTTTCTACTGTTTCTCTTACAGTAAAGTTAGAGTTACGCCCAATACAGCTACACCCAACGCTGTTTATATTTTCATACTTACTCTTTTAGGTTATCATAAGCTTCTTCCAGGCGTGCCTTTTCTTTACTAGTACTTAATAATTGTATTTCCCTCTTCTCCAGTTTCTCCGTCAAGGAATCAATCAcctggatgtttttttttttttacagataaagATCAGATGAATGAGACAATTAAATCACAAGAGATGgaggctccccctttccccccaccaTTCCCTCCCGACACTATTTTAGAGCTGAAGTTCTCCATGTTTTTAGAGATGTGAAGTAAAAATCAGTGAATCATACCATGCTTCTGCCATAATAACTTAGAACTAAGCAATATCTGAAAATAACTTATCTCTTTCTAGAGTTTTAACAAAAATCGCCACTAAGCGAGCACACGTGGCTCAGCTAAATTCCTCAACAAAAATATCAATGGCTATATTCAATTATGAAtaggtttttttaaacatagccTATAAAACTATAGTTAACATTAGCCATTAAGACTCCCACTGTGTTCTTCATACCAGTCTTTATagagtcaaaaaaaaagtttacattgcaaaagatctcttctgtgaaatgTCAGCACAGATCAGAACAACATCGACAGGAGAGGAAAGCAAACTTTCAGGCATGGTCAGGAACTCTTAACTTGCATCAGTCAACGTTATCTCTTAATACCAAATTatgagaaataaagcaaatatgcaaatacacacatacaaagcATTCTGTAAACACGTAGCTCGTTAGCAGCCAACAAAGGATAAAATCTGTGGTGGTCCAGTATCAATATTTCCAAAGTTAGGAAAGTCTGTGTATAATAGTTCATGACCATGCAGTTTCC
It encodes the following:
- the TMF1 gene encoding TATA element modulatory factor, with the translated sequence MSWFNASQLSSFAKQALSQAQKSIDRVLDIQAEEGPWADAVIPDYGDGTNSLISGGWDTSSWGLNSNTEPQTQPISPTAITKPVRRTVVDESENFFSAFLSPTDVQSIQKNPVVSKPPAKSQRPKEEVKSTLKESLHTSQLEVPVTTEVEVTDSSVADLQRLKNPDIPQEKLEENSVLESHAKPEESTNEVTDKKVSALNLKVPEEAVNEKSSGGRDGAGGALASTSQSFNAGTKDVGLEAKEQKTEDRQSNTPSPPISTFSSGTSTTSDIEVLDHESVISESSASSRQEAADSKSSLHLMQTSFQLLSTSACADYNRLDDFQKLTESCGSSDAFERIDSFSVQSLDSRSVSEINSDDELSGRACASASVTVIPPAPKTEMVDPMKSKCEDVNDTPILHAEEAEMEESGRSATPVNSEQPDVLLATVPADEEQTVKEESLLQQEAVEKLLEEEAEKQELKKVIDSLTEKLEKREIQLLSTSKEKARLEEAYDNLKDEMFRMKEENSSISSLKEEFAQRIADAEKKLQLACKERDTAKKEVKNVKEELATRLNCNETAELLKEKDEQIKGLMEEGEKLSKQQLHNSNIIKKLRAKEKERENTNTKQNKKIKELEEELQHLKQVLDGKEDLEKQHRDSIKQLNSVVERQEKDLGKLQAEVEDLEERNRSVQAALDSAYKELADLHKANATKDSEAQEAALSREMKAKEELGLALEKAQDEARQQQEALAIQVADLRLALQRAEQQAARREDYLRQEIGELQQRLQEAESRNQELSQSVTSATRPLLRQIENLQATLGAQTSSWEKLEKNLSDRLGESQALLAAAAERERAATEELLSNKVQVSSTESQNSLLRQENARLQAQLEAERTRLKKMESENSRYEVELEGLKDEYAKTLEDAKKEKMLLATQLEMEKMKVEQERKKAVFVQEAAKEKDRKSFTVETVSSTPTMSRSSSISGVDMAGLQTSFLSQDDPHDHSFGPVSTSGNNLYDAIRMGAGSSIIENLQSQLKLREGEISHLQLEIGNLEKTRSIMAEELVKLTNQNDELEEKVKEIPKLRAQLKDLDQRYNTILQMYGEKAEEAEELRLDLEDVKNMYKTQIDELLKQRQN